One Panicum virgatum strain AP13 chromosome 9K, P.virgatum_v5, whole genome shotgun sequence genomic region harbors:
- the LOC120652145 gene encoding serine carboxypeptidase-like 51 isoform X2 — MDRPTRPPALLPLLLCLCLCLCVASPRAGSAASVTAGTPDGSERWGYVEVRPKAHLFWWYYRSPQRTSAPGKPWPTVLWLQGGPGASGVGLGNFLEVGPLDVNLKPRNSTWLQKADLIFVDNPVGVGYSYVEDDSLLVTTDWQQAADATALLRALVREVPTLQSSPLFLVAESYGGKYAATLGASVARAVRAGELGITLGGVALGDSWISPEDFTLAYTPLLLSVSRLDDNAGDEAKRKAEAVRRQIAAGQLAPAQGSWGDLLDFISTKSGNVDMYNFLLDSGMDPVSADTPTGSSATASSVQALRYAAYLGGEDSDSNTIDGIMNGVVKEKLKIVPKDLKWVEISQDVYNALVNDFMKPRIDEIDELLSYGVNVTVYNGQVPADQPCIALSMISSITQSPAS, encoded by the exons ATGGACAGGCCCACCCGCCCGCCCGCTCTGCTTcccttgctcctctgcctctgcctctgcctctgcgtCGCCTCGCCCCGCGCCGGCTCCGCCGCGTCGGTCACCGCCGGCACCCCCGACGGGTCGGAGCGGTGGGGGTACGTCGAAGTCCGGCCAA aGGCGCACCTGTTCTGGTGGTACTACAGGAGCCCGCAGAGGACGTCGGCGCCGGGGAAGCCATGGCCGACCGTCCTCTGGCTGCAGGGCGGCCCG GGCGCGTCGGGCGTCGGCCTCGGCAACTTCCTCGAGGTCGGGCCCCTGGACGTCAACCTGAAGCCGCGCAACTCGACATGGCTGCAGAAGGCCGACCTCATCTTCGTG GACAACCCGGTGGGCGTCGGGTACAGCTACGTGGAGGACGACAGCCTGCTGGTGACCACCGACTGGCAGCaggccgccgacgccaccgcgCTGCTCAGGGCGCTCGTCAGGGAGGTGCCCACGCTGCAGAGCAGCCCGCTGTTCCTGGTCGCCGAGTCCTACGGCGGCAAGTACGCCGCCACGCTCGGCGCCTCCGTCGCCAGGGCcgtccgcgccggcgagctcggcatcACGCTCGGAG GCGTCGCGCTCGGGGATAGCTGGATCTCGCCGGAGGATTTCACG CTCGCGTACACGCCGCTGCTCCTCAGCGTGTCGAGGCTGGACGACAacgccggcgacgaggcgaAAAG GAAGGCGGAGGCCGTGAGGCGGCAGATCGCGGCGGGGCAGTTGGCGCCGGCGCAGGGCTCTTGGGGCGACCTGCTAGATTTCATCAGCACCAAGAGTGGCAACGTT GATATGTACAACTTCCTTCTGGACAGCGGCATGGACCCGGTGTCCGCGGACACACCGACGGgctcgtcggcgacggcgagcagcgtgCAGGCGCTGAGGTATGCGGCGTACCTCGGCGGCGAGGACTCAGACTCCAACACCATCGACGGCATCATGAACGGGGTGGTCAAGGAGAAGCTCAAGATCGTCCCCAAGGACCTCAA GTGGGTGGAGATCTCCCAGGATGTCTATAACGCGCTGGTCAACGATTTCATGAAGCCAAGAATCGATGAG ATTGACGAGCTGCTGTCTTATGGAGTCAATGTGACAGTGTACAATGGCCAG GTGCCTGCCGACCAGCCGTGTATCGCGCTGAGCATGATCAGCAGCATAACCCAATCTCCAGCCAGCTAG
- the LOC120648787 gene encoding serine carboxypeptidase-like 51 — protein MGSPCSLLALLPVLLCISSLISSVGSDSTEPVTVTAGTPDGSELWGYVQVRPKAHLFWWYYKSPQRTSAPGKPWPTVLWLQGGPGASGVGFGNFQEIGPLDVNLQPRNSTWLQKADLIFVDNPVGVGYSYVEDESLLVTTDWQQAADATTLLKALVWEVPTLRSSPLFLVAESYGGKYAATLGASVARAVRAGELNLTLGGVALGDSWISPEDFTLSYTPLLLSVSRLDDNAGGEANRRAETVKEQIAAGNFTAAEGSWNGLLQFIGTASGHVDMYNFLDGSLDDSASANAPTGSSPSTVQAMTRYSRHLSGKASDDSNTISGIMNGVIKEKLEIIPKDLVWEELNQAVYNALVNDIMKPRIDEIDELLSYGVNVTVYNGQLDIICSTIGAEAWVQKLKWDGIKTFLSLPRQSLYCGPSKGTKGFVRSYKNLQFYWILGAGHYVPVDQPCLALSMIGNIAQSPAS, from the exons ATGGGCAGTCCCTGCTCTCTGCTCGCTCTGCTCCCCGTCCTCCTCTGCATCAGCAGCCTCATCAGCTCCGTCGGCTCCGATTCCACCGAACCGGTCACCGTCACCGCCGGCACCCCCGACGGGTCGGAGCTGTGGGGCTACGTCCAAGTCCGGCCAA AGGCTCATCTGTTCTGGTGGTACTACAAGAGCCCGCAGAGGACGTCGGCGCCGGGGAAGCCATGGCCGACCGTCCTCTGGCTGCAGGGTGGCCCG GGCGCGTCGGGGGTCGGGTTCGGCAACTTCCAGGAGATCGGGCCGCTGGACGTCAACCTGCAGCCGCGCAACTCGACATGGCTGCAGAAGGCCGACCTCATCTTCGTG GACAACCCGGTGGGCGTCGGGTACAGCTACGTGGAGGACGAGAGCCTGCTGGTGACCACCGACTGGCAGCAGGCGGCGGACGCCACCACGCTGCTCAAGGCTCTCGTCTGGGAGGTGCCCACGCTGCGGAGCAGCCCGCTGTTCCTGGTCGCCGAGTCCTACGGCGGCAAGTACGCCGCCACGCTCGGCGCCTCCGTCGCCAGGGCCGTCCGTGCCGGCGAGCTCAACCTCACGCTCGGAGGTGTCGCGCTCGGGGATAGCTGGATCTCGCCGGAGGATTTCACG CTGTCGTACACGCCGCTGCTCCTGAGCGTGTCGAGGCTGGACGACAACGCCGGCGGCGAAGCAAACAG GAGGGCGGAGACGGTGAAGGAGCAGATCGCGGCGGGCAATTTCACCGCGGCCGAGGGCTCGTGGAACGGCCTGCTGCAGTTCATCGGCACAGCCAGCGGCCACGTC gACATGTACAATTTTCTTGATGGCAGCTTGGACGACTCCGCGTCGGCGAACGCGCCGACGGGCTCGTCGCCAAGCACCGTGCAGGCCATGACGAGGTACTCGAGGCACCTCAGTGGCAAGGCTTCCGACGACTCCAACACCATCAGCGGCATCATGAACGGAGTCATCAAGGAGAAGCTCGAGATCATCCCCAAGGACCTCGT GTGGGAGGAGCTCAACCAGGCCGTTTATAACGCGCTGGTCAATGATATAATGAAGCCAAGAATTGATGAG ATTGATGAGCTACTCTCTTATGGTGTCAATGTTACTGTGTACAATGGCCAG CTCGACATAATTTGCTCGACCATCGGAGCAGAAGCATGGGTTCAGAAGCTCAA ATGGGACGGGATCAAGACCTTCCTGAGCCTGCCGAGGCAGTCTCTGTACTGTGGCCCCAGCAAAGGCACCAAGGGTTTTGTCAGGTCATACAAGAACCTGCAGTTCTACTGGATTCTTGGAGCTGGCCACTAC GTACCTGTCGACCAGCCTTGTCTCGCGCTAAGCATGATCGGCAACATTGCCCAGTCTCCAGCAAGTTAG
- the LOC120652145 gene encoding serine carboxypeptidase-like 51 isoform X1, translated as MDRPTRPPALLPLLLCLCLCLCVASPRAGSAASVTAGTPDGSERWGYVEVRPKAHLFWWYYRSPQRTSAPGKPWPTVLWLQGGPGASGVGLGNFLEVGPLDVNLKPRNSTWLQKADLIFVDNPVGVGYSYVEDDSLLVTTDWQQAADATALLRALVREVPTLQSSPLFLVAESYGGKYAATLGASVARAVRAGELGITLGGVALGDSWISPEDFTLAYTPLLLSVSRLDDNAGDEAKRKAEAVRRQIAAGQLAPAQGSWGDLLDFISTKSGNVDMYNFLLDSGMDPVSADTPTGSSATASSVQALRYAAYLGGEDSDSNTIDGIMNGVVKEKLKIVPKDLKWVEISQDVYNALVNDFMKPRIDEIDELLSYGVNVTVYNGQLDVICSTNGAEAWVEKLKWDGLKSFLSLPRESLYCGQSKGTKAFVRSYKNLHFYWILGAGHFVPADQPCIALSMISSITQSPAS; from the exons ATGGACAGGCCCACCCGCCCGCCCGCTCTGCTTcccttgctcctctgcctctgcctctgcctctgcgtCGCCTCGCCCCGCGCCGGCTCCGCCGCGTCGGTCACCGCCGGCACCCCCGACGGGTCGGAGCGGTGGGGGTACGTCGAAGTCCGGCCAA aGGCGCACCTGTTCTGGTGGTACTACAGGAGCCCGCAGAGGACGTCGGCGCCGGGGAAGCCATGGCCGACCGTCCTCTGGCTGCAGGGCGGCCCG GGCGCGTCGGGCGTCGGCCTCGGCAACTTCCTCGAGGTCGGGCCCCTGGACGTCAACCTGAAGCCGCGCAACTCGACATGGCTGCAGAAGGCCGACCTCATCTTCGTG GACAACCCGGTGGGCGTCGGGTACAGCTACGTGGAGGACGACAGCCTGCTGGTGACCACCGACTGGCAGCaggccgccgacgccaccgcgCTGCTCAGGGCGCTCGTCAGGGAGGTGCCCACGCTGCAGAGCAGCCCGCTGTTCCTGGTCGCCGAGTCCTACGGCGGCAAGTACGCCGCCACGCTCGGCGCCTCCGTCGCCAGGGCcgtccgcgccggcgagctcggcatcACGCTCGGAG GCGTCGCGCTCGGGGATAGCTGGATCTCGCCGGAGGATTTCACG CTCGCGTACACGCCGCTGCTCCTCAGCGTGTCGAGGCTGGACGACAacgccggcgacgaggcgaAAAG GAAGGCGGAGGCCGTGAGGCGGCAGATCGCGGCGGGGCAGTTGGCGCCGGCGCAGGGCTCTTGGGGCGACCTGCTAGATTTCATCAGCACCAAGAGTGGCAACGTT GATATGTACAACTTCCTTCTGGACAGCGGCATGGACCCGGTGTCCGCGGACACACCGACGGgctcgtcggcgacggcgagcagcgtgCAGGCGCTGAGGTATGCGGCGTACCTCGGCGGCGAGGACTCAGACTCCAACACCATCGACGGCATCATGAACGGGGTGGTCAAGGAGAAGCTCAAGATCGTCCCCAAGGACCTCAA GTGGGTGGAGATCTCCCAGGATGTCTATAACGCGCTGGTCAACGATTTCATGAAGCCAAGAATCGATGAG ATTGACGAGCTGCTGTCTTATGGAGTCAATGTGACAGTGTACAATGGCCAG CTCGACGTGATCTGCTCGACCAACGGCGCAGAAGCCTGGGTTGAGAAGCTCAA ATGGGATGGTCTGAAGAGCTTCCTGAGCCTGCCAAGGGAATCTCTGTACTGTGGCCAGAGCAAAGGAACCAAGGCTTTTGTCAGATCCTACAAGAACCTGCACTTTTACTGGATTCTTGGAGCTGGGCACTTT GTGCCTGCCGACCAGCCGTGTATCGCGCTGAGCATGATCAGCAGCATAACCCAATCTCCAGCCAGCTAG